The bacterium genome contains the following window.
CCAGCAGCAGGTCGATGCCGAGACCGAGGGCGTGCCAGTAGGCGTGCGCGCCCAGCATCGCCTGCAGGTGCTTCTCCGCCGCGGCGCCGATGCCGACGGCCAACGGTCGACCGCCGAGCGCCATCGCCCAGATCTGCGACAGGGCGCCCCGCGCGCGGCGCAGCACGGCGTCGGGGGCGCGCAGCCTCGGATGCTGGTAGAGCAACGCCGCCGCCAGCTCCTGCAGCTCCGCCCCCTTCGCCGGCGCCAGACCGAGATGGGCGCAGCGCTCCCGCTCGGCCGCCGCCGCCGCCGCGGTCGCGCGGTCCCGGCGCTGGCGCGGCGCCCCGGCGGCCAGGAGGGCGAGCAGGGCGTCGCGCTGCGACGCCGCGGCGAGCAGCAGGTCGCGTTGCAGTGTGGCGCCGGGCGGCAAGACCACCACCTCGCGCAGGGCGAAGGCCGGATCGAGCACGCTGCCGACCGTCCCCGACAACGCCGCGCCGCTGGCGCCGGCGAGGGGCGCGGCCGCGCTGCGGTTGCGGCCGAGGAAGCGGGCGCGATCGGTCTCGACGCTGTAGGCGCCCCCGTCCGGCCAGCTCAGGCCCATCAGCGGCGGATGCTCGCCGGCGGCGCGGGGGCGGCGCCGCGCCAGCAGCAGGCGGCGCTCCGCCAGGTGTTCGGTTTCGACGAACAGCTTCGAGAACGCGGGATGCGCGGCATGCGCCGACGCCTGGTTGAGCACGAGCGGCGCGTACACGGTGACGGCGAGGCGGCGCGCGCGGGGCGAGTCGTTGCGCAGCACGAGGCGGCGCAGCTCGCCATCGAGGTCGGGCCAGACGCAGGTGGTCAGCGCGGCCGTGACGGCGTGCTGCCGGCGTTCGATCGCCACCACGCCGTCGTCCGCCATGGCGGCGTAGGCGTCGGCGCCGGCGAGGCCCATCGGCTGCGCGCCGACGCTCCACGTGGCGCCGTCGTCGAGGTCGTGGAGGTAGATGAAGAGCCCGTCGCCGTCCTCGGTGCGGTCGCCCTCCCACGCCGTCAGCAGCGTGTCGCCCCAGGACGAGTAGCCGGTGCCGGCGCCGCTGAGCAGCACGTGATAGCGGCCGTTCGACAGCACGCGGGCGCGCGGCGTCGGGTCGTGGAGTTGGGCGATGTCGGTGCTCGCCACCGGCCGCCTCAGTATTCCAGCACGACGTCGGCCGGCAGGGCGCGGACGATCGCGCGCCCATCCCGGATCTCAGCCGGCTGGCCGTTCACGGTCGCCCGGCGCAGCGGCGCCGGCAGCGGCGGATCGAGCACCAGACCGCCGCGCGGCCCCTCGAGCTCGCCGCTGATCTGCAGGCGCGTCCGCCCCTCGCCGTCGGCGCGCACCGTGTAGCTCAGCACGCCGTCGCGCGTCGGCAGGCGCTTCGCCCCGACGCCGCCGTCGCGCTCCACCCACTGACGCGGCAGGCCGGCGGCGAGGACCAGGGCGTCGTCGTCCTCGCGCTCGTAGACGAACATCGTCCGCACCGACTCGATGAAGCCGGCGCCGACCCAGGTGTGCGGCATGTCACCGATGAACTTGGGCGCCGCCGGATCGCGCCACACCACCTCGGCCCATTCGTTCCAGGCCGCCGGGCGGCGCCCCGCCATCAACAGCTCGAGCGCCTGCAACGCCTGGTCGCGATGGCCGAGGCGAATGAGCACGCCGACGTTGCGCAGCTCGTACGGGGCGTAGGCGTCCCAGGCCACCGTCTCGTCGCGCCGGCCGATCAGCTCGTCGTAGTAGCGCTGGAAGGTCCGTTCGAGCGCGGCCGCCGGCAGACGCGCCTGCTCGCCGACGGTCACCAGCGCCACCGAGGTCGAGCTCGGGTCGAAGTCGCCGAGATCCGCCGAGGCGGGGATGAAGTCGAGGCGCTTCTCCGCGATGACCCGCTCGATCGAGGCGTGCAGGTCGCGCTGCAGGCCGTCGCGCAGGGTGGTCGCGCGCAGCGCCTGCGCCGGGTCGTCCATCACCGTCGCCAGGAAGACGGCGTCCTTCAACCCGCGCAGGGCGTAGAAGTCGTCCCAGTAGGAGTGGACCGGATGCGCGGCGTAGCCCTCGTGGCTGATCGACTCCGGCAGCAGCCCGTAGAACGCCCGCCGGTCGCCCTGCTGGTACTCCGGCGTCAGGCGCTGGGCGCGCAGGCGTTCGAGGTAGTCGATGGCGCGGATCGCGTTCGGCCACAGGCGCTGCACCATGCCGACGTCGCGCGTGTAGCGGTAGTACTCGGCGAGGCAGTAGAGGAACTGGCCGTTGCTGTCGTGCTCGGGCAGCGGATCGGGCCCGTGGCGGTCGATGGCGCAGGGGATCTTGCCGTCGGGGTACTGGAAGCCGGCGTACCACGGCAGGAGGTCGCGCACTGGACCGGGAATGCCCATCTGCAGCAGCGCCGCCGAGGTCATGGCGGAGTCGCGGATCCACGAGCGCGCGTAGGTGCGCGAGCCGGGCTGGATGGCCGGACCGTCGCGATTGATCAGGATGTAGGCGAGCGTGCTCTTCACCGTGTCGACCAGCGGACGCGCGTCCTCCGGGACGTCCAGCTCGACGGGACCGAGCGCCTGCTGCCACGAGGCGATGGTGCGGGCGAGCGCCGCCTCGACGTGCGCCGCGGCGGTGGCCGGGGTGACGTCGGCGAGGTCGTGCTCGGAGCCGCTGTACGGCACCGCCAGCAGCACCTCCTGGCTGCCGTTGGGCGGCAGGCGCAGATCGTACTGGAGGGCGGCGGAGGCATAGCCGATCGGGTCCGTGACCTGGCGGCGCGCCGGTACCCGGCCGCCGAGCAGGAGCTCGCCGATCTGCGCCTCGTCGAAGGTGGTGGCGCCGGCCTGCGTGGCGGGGGTCAGGGAGACCACCGGCGTGCGATGGTTCACCCAGACGGTGCGGCCGTCGATGCTCAGATCGTGGATCTGGGTGACGCCGCCGATCATGTTCAGCGTCTGCCACGGCGG
Protein-coding sequences here:
- a CDS encoding discoidin domain-containing protein, giving the protein MPTVRHLARCVIVALVMVMKSQLILAETVLDDFETLDGWTAIGTDGAQVELARDRGVAGQAMRIDYRFPIGGHVLVRKSFALDLPANYAFTLHTRAVGPPIDFELKLIDKTDRNVWWYRERDVTLPERWRAMRIKKPRIEFAWGPLSGGPPRDIAAIEFAVTASAGDSGSVWIDELGLQTRVLPTRTPGPMRVTASTSAADETPERVLDADPYTRWRSGVLGPEQWLMLDFGQVREYGGLVIDWDPDDYAVVYEVLTSEDGSSWTSAFRSTHGNGGRDYVYLPDGESRYVRLALQESSRGEGFAIRRVSLLPLELAASPNAFFTAMAREAPAGTYPKYFGGVQSYWTVLGADGDRKKAAMNEEGMLEVDRGSFSLEPFLWSDGRLITWNDVRITQSLADGSLPIPTVTWEAAPLTLATTAFVAGKPGSSVLYARYRVSNASDTARDATLFVAVRPFQVLPPWQTLNMIGGVTQIHDLSIDGRTVWVNHRTPVVSLTPATQAGATTFDEAQIGELLLGGRVPARRQVTDPIGYASAALQYDLRLPPNGSQEVLLAVPYSGSEHDLADVTPATAAAHVEAALARTIASWQQALGPVELDVPEDARPLVDTVKSTLAYILINRDGPAIQPGSRTYARSWIRDSAMTSAALLQMGIPGPVRDLLPWYAGFQYPDGKIPCAIDRHGPDPLPEHDSNGQFLYCLAEYYRYTRDVGMVQRLWPNAIRAIDYLERLRAQRLTPEYQQGDRRAFYGLLPESISHEGYAAHPVHSYWDDFYALRGLKDAVFLATVMDDPAQALRATTLRDGLQRDLHASIERVIAEKRLDFIPASADLGDFDPSSTSVALVTVGEQARLPAAALERTFQRYYDELIGRRDETVAWDAYAPYELRNVGVLIRLGHRDQALQALELLMAGRRPAAWNEWAEVVWRDPAAPKFIGDMPHTWVGAGFIESVRTMFVYEREDDDALVLAAGLPRQWVERDGGVGAKRLPTRDGVLSYTVRADGEGRTRLQISGELEGPRGGLVLDPPLPAPLRRATVNGQPAEIRDGRAIVRALPADVVLEY